A genomic stretch from Candidatus Nitrososphaera gargensis Ga9.2 includes:
- a CDS encoding RNA-guided endonuclease InsQ/TnpB family protein, with product MRNFRFRLYPTKEQESKLRNSLGASRWLYNYFVSKGNLPIQDTQFMLTELKEEEAWLRNYHSKMLQMVVHKIDSNRKVLNALRMNGYKIGKMNFIGEEDYNSFTYSQSGFRIERHGNTDLLWLSKIGYIEIRLHRHPTNIKQITIVRRINKWYALICCEIAKPIFRFINPKKSVGMDVGITKFLHDSNNSTIDNPLFVKKMLKSLRRAQRRLSRRHKYSKNRLKAKTRLQILHERIRNKRLDFLHKVSTRYSKNYDVIFLERLRVSSMVKNYHLARNIIDSGWSTFKNILAYKTKLVIEVPSNNTSVNCSKCGNKVPKSLAVRIHKCNVCNLMIDRDYNASLNIKKKGLLLLLPQGLWEATPVEILSESVKQEQNIVQRIVVHYRSIEETV from the coding sequence ATGCGTAACTTTAGATTCCGTTTGTATCCCACGAAAGAACAAGAATCCAAGTTACGAAATTCGTTAGGTGCTTCAAGATGGTTATACAATTATTTTGTCAGCAAGGGAAATCTGCCTATTCAGGATACGCAATTCATGCTTACGGAATTAAAAGAGGAAGAAGCTTGGCTAAGGAATTATCATTCGAAGATGTTACAAATGGTTGTTCATAAGATCGACTCAAATAGAAAAGTATTGAATGCTTTGCGAATGAACGGCTACAAAATTGGCAAAATGAATTTCATTGGGGAAGAAGACTACAATTCGTTTACTTATAGTCAATCAGGATTCAGAATAGAGAGACATGGCAATACCGATTTACTTTGGTTATCAAAAATTGGTTATATCGAAATAAGGTTACATCGACATCCTACTAACATTAAACAGATCACAATAGTTAGAAGAATCAATAAATGGTATGCACTAATTTGCTGTGAAATTGCCAAACCCATCTTCAGGTTTATCAACCCAAAGAAATCTGTAGGAATGGATGTTGGTATTACAAAATTCCTCCATGATTCTAACAACAGTACCATAGACAATCCTTTATTCGTAAAAAAGATGCTAAAATCTCTAAGGAGAGCGCAGCGCAGGTTATCAAGGCGACATAAATATTCAAAGAATCGATTAAAGGCAAAAACTAGATTGCAGATATTGCATGAGAGAATTAGAAATAAGCGGCTGGATTTTCTGCATAAAGTATCTACTAGATATTCCAAGAACTATGACGTCATATTCTTGGAGAGGCTAAGAGTATCGAGTATGGTTAAGAACTACCATCTTGCCAGAAATATCATCGATAGTGGTTGGAGTACCTTCAAGAACATACTTGCTTACAAGACAAAACTTGTCATCGAAGTTCCATCTAACAACACCTCTGTCAATTGCTCAAAATGTGGAAATAAAGTTCCAAAATCCCTAGCTGTCCGTATTCACAAATGTAATGTATGCAACCTAATGATTGATCGTGATTATAATGCAAGCCTGAACATCAAGAAGAAAGGCTTGCTTTTACTACTACCGCAGGGACTGTGGGAAGCTACGCCTGTGGAGATTCTAAGCGAGTCAGTGAAGCAGGAACAGAATATCGTACAACGGATAGTAGTCCACTATCGATCGATTGAGGAGACTGTGTAG
- a CDS encoding NAD(P)/FAD-dependent oxidoreductase, translated as MDCKVAIIGGGVLGTSIAYFLSAHARDPGSVALIEQEKNIAQHTSSRNTGKVHAPFLYDPAKKKTFAKAAFLGYEMWQKYSDYKGLPFKRDGVLEVALDEKGIDRLQKYMEWGEANGLGKSELQLLDKNEAAKMEPNVRCASAIYCSKDASVNYGALALALMEDIQSFGCKLLLGHRAARISYNQGAYSITTNQGEQVRADYLVNAAGGNSMDIAHMMGVAQGYTDLHFRGEYWQAPSQYHDLTKLSIYSVPKHPEYSFLDPHWIVRADGRREVGPNAVPVFGPYAYTWRKNIADMLPKIIESSRTGARKIVFDRQFMSLASTELKSSLSKTAMINRVREFLPQLRPSAFTQRGTAGIRSSVIDKTGRFVPDTLVLERDSSLHVLNYNSPGATGALPMAADVASKVMEAGVLQTDSKPRSLWDATAIAEKMKA; from the coding sequence GTGGACTGCAAGGTCGCGATAATCGGAGGTGGCGTGCTTGGAACGTCTATTGCCTATTTCCTATCGGCGCACGCAAGGGACCCCGGGTCAGTTGCGCTGATAGAGCAAGAGAAGAACATCGCTCAGCACACCAGCAGCAGGAACACAGGCAAGGTGCACGCGCCGTTCCTGTACGACCCGGCAAAAAAGAAGACCTTTGCCAAGGCCGCCTTCCTAGGCTATGAGATGTGGCAGAAATACTCTGACTACAAGGGCCTGCCGTTCAAGCGCGACGGGGTGCTGGAGGTGGCGCTTGACGAAAAGGGGATCGACCGGCTACAAAAGTACATGGAGTGGGGCGAGGCTAACGGGCTTGGCAAGAGCGAGCTTCAGCTGCTTGACAAGAACGAAGCAGCAAAAATGGAGCCAAACGTGCGCTGCGCTTCAGCGATCTATTGCTCCAAGGACGCGTCAGTCAACTATGGCGCGCTTGCCCTTGCCCTGATGGAGGACATCCAGTCGTTTGGGTGCAAACTGCTGCTGGGCCACAGGGCGGCGCGGATATCATATAATCAAGGTGCTTATTCTATAACCACCAACCAAGGCGAGCAGGTAAGGGCAGACTACCTAGTCAATGCGGCAGGCGGCAACTCGATGGACATTGCCCACATGATGGGAGTCGCACAAGGCTACACTGATCTCCACTTTCGCGGCGAATACTGGCAGGCACCTTCGCAGTACCATGACCTGACCAAGCTATCGATTTATTCGGTGCCAAAGCACCCCGAGTACTCGTTCCTCGACCCGCACTGGATAGTGAGAGCAGACGGGAGGCGCGAGGTTGGGCCAAACGCTGTGCCGGTCTTTGGCCCCTACGCTTACACTTGGCGCAAGAACATTGCCGACATGCTGCCAAAGATAATAGAGTCGTCAAGGACGGGCGCACGCAAGATAGTCTTTGACAGGCAGTTCATGTCGCTTGCAAGCACGGAGCTGAAAAGCTCGCTTTCAAAGACTGCCATGATAAACAGGGTGCGCGAATTCCTCCCGCAACTGAGGCCATCGGCGTTCACCCAGCGCGGGACTGCCGGCATAAGGTCGTCGGTCATTGACAAGACCGGCAGGTTCGTCCCGGACACGCTTGTGCTTGAGCGGGACTCCTCGCTCCATGTGCTTAACTACAACTCGCCGGGAGCCACAGGCGCGCTGCCGATGGCGGCCGACGTTGCAAGCAAGGTGATGGAAGCAGGCGTGCTGCAGACAGATAGCAAGCCAAGGTCGCTCTGGGACGCTACAGCAATTGCCGAGAAAATGAAGGCATGA
- a CDS encoding IS200/IS605 family accessory protein TnpB-related protein, with amino-acid sequence MPEIITAIKSVKQQFQPTPELLQMMETFRQIVNDCIRIGLDNDISTMKKLCNLAYKQLASYEIMSYYKLCAISHAAGILANRKKSIKRNLRPRRPYATKPLLVSCYGFKIIDGILKVPLGDRQYYDILLNDYIRRVLSDPLLKIRSFTLTIDSVSICCSKEVAQVECTDIEGVDRNLRNLTIGNLENIVQYDLSKTIDIADNTRSIIRSFKRNDIRVRRKLYGKYGKRRKNRINQLLHHVSKVVVQSAKYNKSAITFEDIRHIRWLYQRGNYQGHTYRGRMNSWSFAEIKRLITYKAAWEGVPVIQLSKNETRGTSQLCPRCGKKIAQVDRRKTRQLWCDHCKR; translated from the coding sequence TTGCCTGAAATCATTACTGCGATCAAGTCGGTGAAGCAACAGTTCCAGCCGACTCCAGAGCTATTGCAGATGATGGAAACATTCAGGCAGATAGTAAATGACTGCATCAGAATTGGACTTGATAATGACATCTCAACGATGAAGAAACTGTGCAACTTGGCATACAAGCAACTAGCTAGTTATGAAATCATGTCATATTACAAGCTATGTGCAATCTCACATGCTGCAGGAATTCTGGCCAATAGAAAGAAATCAATCAAGCGAAACCTGCGGCCTAGGCGTCCATATGCCACTAAGCCGTTACTTGTTTCATGCTATGGTTTCAAGATTATAGATGGTATATTGAAGGTGCCGCTTGGTGACAGGCAATATTACGACATTCTACTGAATGATTATATCAGAAGGGTGCTGTCTGATCCTTTGCTGAAAATCCGTTCTTTTACATTGACTATTGACTCAGTAAGCATTTGCTGCTCAAAGGAAGTAGCGCAGGTTGAATGCACTGACATTGAAGGAGTGGACAGGAACCTGCGCAACCTCACAATTGGCAATTTGGAAAATATAGTGCAGTACGACCTGTCAAAGACTATTGACATTGCAGATAACACCCGTTCAATAATAAGGTCATTCAAGCGCAATGACATAAGGGTACGCAGAAAGCTCTATGGCAAGTATGGCAAAAGAAGAAAGAACAGGATAAATCAACTACTTCATCACGTATCCAAGGTAGTAGTGCAGTCTGCCAAGTACAACAAATCAGCTATCACGTTTGAAGACATTCGCCATATTCGCTGGCTGTATCAGCGCGGTAACTATCAAGGTCATACCTATAGAGGTAGAATGAATAGCTGGTCCTTTGCCGAGATAAAGCGACTTATCACATACAAAGCAGCCTGGGAAGGCGTTCCAGTAATTCAATTATCAAAAAATGAAACGAGAGGCACATCTCAGCTCTGTCCACGATGCGGGAAGAAGATAGCCCAGGTGGATAGAAGAAAGACAAGGCAGCTGTGGTGTGACCATTGCAAAAGATAG
- a CDS encoding DUF1326 domain-containing protein: MAQVDWYIEGAEFSNCNCDYACPCQFESRRPTHGDCRGFAAVRIDKGHFGDVALDGLGAALLYAWPGPIYEGNGECQAVIDERADGKQRDALATVLYGGETNKGATHWWVYRMMSSTVHPPLFKHIEFDVDIERRKARIVIPDVLESTARPIRSPATGAEHRVRINLPNGIEFDLAEIGSGTTKTMASIALDLKDTYCHFTVLRQSGKGVVRSR, translated from the coding sequence ATGGCACAGGTTGACTGGTACATCGAAGGGGCCGAGTTCAGCAATTGCAACTGCGACTACGCCTGTCCTTGTCAGTTCGAGTCACGCCGCCCCACGCACGGAGACTGTCGCGGCTTTGCGGCCGTTCGCATCGATAAGGGCCACTTTGGAGACGTGGCGCTCGATGGCCTCGGCGCAGCCCTCCTCTATGCCTGGCCGGGACCGATCTACGAGGGCAACGGCGAGTGTCAGGCCGTTATCGATGAGCGTGCGGACGGCAAGCAACGAGACGCTCTTGCCACCGTCCTGTACGGTGGCGAGACCAACAAGGGGGCGACCCATTGGTGGGTCTATCGGATGATGTCAAGCACCGTCCATCCCCCGCTTTTCAAACATATCGAGTTTGATGTGGATATCGAGCGCCGAAAAGCACGCATTGTGATCCCTGACGTGCTCGAGTCCACCGCCCGTCCGATCCGAAGCCCTGCGACGGGAGCTGAGCATCGCGTCCGCATCAACCTCCCGAATGGGATCGAGTTCGACCTCGCGGAGATCGGCAGTGGTACGACCAAGACGATGGCCTCAATCGCCCTCGACCTCAAGGACACCTACTGTCATTTCACTGTTCTGCGCCAGTCGGGCAAGGGGGTGGTCCGCTCACGATAG